The genomic window CTGGCGGCAGCAACAGAAAGCAGCGCTGCCCTGCCCGGGCGCTGGGCGCGCAGTCTGCTGCAGAGCAAAGGCCAGGAAAAAGGAGCGGAACGGGAAGCCCTAACCGCAATAAACGAAAAGCGCACTGAATTTtccaaaaaggaaaaacacTCAGAGTGTGCGGCGGGCCACCCGGCGGTCCGTGCGgcagctccccctcctgcctGGTGGGCATTTGGTGGGCTTTTGAGCACCAAAATCTTTCACCAGCCCGACAGCCCACCTACCGACCACCCCCCAGTTGTTTTTGTAACGAAACGACGGGTCCCATTTGCCGTGGAAAAGCACCGCAACAATCCGGCGCAGTTGAAAACAGGGCATGTCCTGCTAGGCGCTTGCCTCTCTACTACACCTCCGAGGAATttttctcaccaccaaacctctgccccctcttcctccgctaCGGAGCCTTTTGGTCGGACCATATCACAACGCCTTGAGTAGGCGATAAAACCTCGGCGGCAAGATGTCGGTCGCCTCTAAGGTGAGTCGAGAAtaccttccctcctcctgtcGCCGTCTATTCCGGTTCTTTTCCTTGCCGCGAGAGCCTGCAATcgctggtggttggaggtCACCTCGAGTCACATTGTTgtcccttctcctcccccgctcATGGAGGGGGACAGAAGACGTCGCCCACTTATTATGTCGAATTGAGATTGCTGACTCGTTGGGCTTCAAACAGAACCTTTTCGCCATTCTCGGTTGGTCTCCCTTGCTATacctctctccttccccgcGAGTTCTCGCCACCCGAAACGAACCTCGAGCACCTTGGCCCTTCGGAGCCCTTGGGAACGGATGGGATGAGCTTCGAGCTtcgagcttgagcttgagcagggactttttttttttttgttttttttttttttttggtttggcaGACGATGGGCAGTGACTGACAGGCTGTCAACGATATAGGCAATGACGAGGAGCCTCCtatccctcctcccgtcaAGACTGTTGAAAAGACATCGACACACACTGCCAAGCGCAACACCGATGGCGTAGCTCCCTCCAAGGGCCCTGCCCCCGCTGGTGGCAACCGCCGCAACGCCGCTACTGGCAACGAGGCTGGTGTGTAGCTGTTCCGATGTCTTCAGATATTGGCCTTTTATTGACCTTGTTTCCAACAGCTTTCCGGGACCGTAACGCCGGCCGCGATTCCAACCGCGGTAAGCCCACCGATGAGGTCCGTGGCGGACGTCGTGGTGGCTTCCGTGGCAAGCGCCCCGAGGGTGATCGTCACCCCCACAAGGCCGCTCCTCAGTATGTTTTGGCTCGGCCCCCGGCACTCAGATACGGGACATGATACTAACAGGTTTCTAGTGGTGGCTCCGCTAAGACCGCTGAGCAGGCTTGgggcggtgaggatggtgagaaGGCCCTCAACGACGAGAAGGCTGGCGAGGCCGATGCCAccgtcgagaagaaggaggatgaggccgCTGCCCCCgctgaggagcaggagccCGAGCCCGTCGTGAAGACCCTCGAGGACTACTACAAGGAGAAGCCCAAGTTCGAGGCTCTCAAGCCCCGTGAggtcaaggccgagaagcccGAGGGCATGGTCGTCGCCAAGAAGACCGACGAGGACTACGTCGCCGCCAGCGGTGGCAAGAAGGAGCGCACTCGTGAGCGCAAGCAGAAGCAGTTCGTCGAGATTGAGAACCGCTATGTCGAACCCGAGCGCACCGGTGGCCGtggcggccgtggtggtgcccGTGATGGCGCTCCCCGTGGCGGTGCTCGCGGTGGTCGTGGTGATGGTCCCCGTGGTGGTGCccgtggccgtggtggcccCCGTGGCGGCGCTGCTCCCCGCGGTGCTCCTCGTGGCGGTGCCTCTCAGGCTGCTCCCGTTTCCATTAACGATGAGAACGCTTTCCCCAGCCTCGGCGGCAACTAAAATGCTTCCTCATCTCGGAAATCATCTATCCTTGATGTTAAGATCAGACACGTCGGTTTTGATCTTATGACTCCATTTTCTCTGGTCCGCACTACGAAATACATCACCACATAACGGCAATCTGGACGGGGCGGTTACTCAACTGaatgggaaaagggggtggggcaCTGTTTGATGGCGGTTTTTGTAGGCTTTGGTTGCGTTTGATGTTTTTCTTTCGGCGCAACCGGGTCCCCTCCAGGTTGcggaaagagaaaaaaaagggctAGCAAAAGTGTCTAAAACGATTTTATtttccctcttcttcacatGATCATTATCATCATAGTGTCTCGTTGCTTTGCTCTTCTGCTTGATAGTGTCCTCTATACGTATCTCGGTCGGTTGTCGTGTGTATCCTGGGAGGTTGGGCGTGGAGGTGAGGGCTAGTTGGATATATGTAGTCTGCTTGGGTGTATACTGGTAGAAGTTGAGGGTGAAATGAACGTTGGAGTTGGGCTGTGTTGGATGCAGGATTTTTCTGCTTGTTCTATGATGCAACGTGATGAGATGAACGGGTACTGTTGGTCATCTCTGCGAAGATGAGTTCAGTCTGTTGGTTCAGTTCAGAGGCCGTAGCCTTCTCCCTCGCAAGAGCTCGCCAGCACtcttttggtcttgttgtcTTTGACCTGGTCCCAATACAGACAGAACGAACGGCTTGAGCTGCATATTCCAATACCTGTAACGCAGTTACAACCAATTGTGAAGTGAGACGGGGGTGGTAGTTCATTACAGCTTACCAAACTATCCTCGGGTCATTGCTCACAATCTCACAATATGTTTGGGTACGGAAgtcttgtcatcatcaagagCTGAGATAACAGTCCCATGAACCTATATTCAATGCCCAAGTTTCAACCCTCAAGACCCCAACTCCTAAACCATGCTTTCCTCTTGTAACCAGCAAATCGTCACAGCCCAACCAACTTGGTTAAAACAACCGATAcacaccccaacccacccaccacctctttgcaacctcctctccatctatCTTGACAAACAGCGGCTAATCCAACATGACCCttctactcctcctcctcttccaccccctcccaacatcaacccccaccgccgccaccaacaacaaagcaTTAAACCCCCCCATCAGATAAAACGGcgccccctcccaccaagcatcaaacaaccacccccccagctTCGTCAACAGCAATATCGCCAACCCCCCGCACCAGCTATACACCCCCGCCACCGACCCCCTTCAGCCTAACCCTCGACACCGTATCCTCCGGCACGACATCCTCATTTTCCAAAAGCGGCGCCGtgtccccctcccaatcGGCACTTTCGATAAGCgtctcccccccatcactCCCCGGCACAGCCAAAACATTAACAATATCCgtcttcaacacccccttccccaacgAGCCAAGCGAACAAACAATCGCGCCAATCTGGCTTATTCCCATCAGGGCCACAAGCAGAAAAACAACCGGTTTCCCACCGCGGGAGTCGACATCTTTAAACTCCGGGCTCGCAAGAGACGGGAAGATCATGTACCCTATTATACCGAACAAGGTAGCAATGACAATAGGCCAGTTGACCCTATGGTGGGGTTTATGACTGAGATACCCAAAGAGAGGGGCGCAAATCAAACCCATCAGCTGGGCGACTCCGGTTAGGATGGCAGAGAGGATGTACGCCTGGCGGCACTCTTTTTTCAGTTCCGGGGAGGGATCGTTGGGGGAGCCCTGGCAGTAGCCGTGGCGCATGAAGAAGGCGTTGATGTagagggggatgaagagggATATGGCGACGGTGGAGGCGCGGGCGACGAAGCCGCCTAGGTAGCCTAGGCATATGTCGCTGtcgccgagggcgaggaggatggagtctctgaggaggtggtggtaggggATTGCtttctggggttgggttAGCGATGGGCATAAGAAcagggagaaaagggggggggagagttCATACGCTTCGGGGGTGGGCTGAGGCAGCGCCTTGGGGGGTTGAGCCCCGGAGACCAAACAACATTCGCCAGCCcttgccttcttcacctttgATCTTGCGCAGACCAAAGAAGACAAAGATGGCGACCAGAAAGGAGACCACGCCAACGGTATAGTAGCTATATTGGACGGCCaggccggtggtgacgcCCTCGATTTTGCCAAACCGAgcggggagtgggaggaacAAACTGAGGGCTACCAGGGCACCGCAGCCGGTGAACAGCCCAACGAAGCCGGCGAGCGCTGATGGCTTTCCTTGTTTCTTTCCCTCGTCTCCTTCCACCGCGGTGTCTTCTGTCGAGGAGGCATAGTTGGAGCTGGTATTGCGAAACGTCTCAGGAGTGATAGTCACTTCCGAATCGACAGACAACGCAACGCTTGTTCTCGCTCTCCCTCTTGTGGAGGGTTTGCGCACATTCTCAGCCACGGGACCAGTCTCATCGGTCAAGGAGGGAAGAATAGCAGTAACCATGGTAGCCCTGTATAGCTCACACGTCAGCACACCATATTTCCTACCTAGAACCAAGCCTCCCAAGGAACACCACTTACGCAGCCGTCGCCCCGACAGCAAAGAAtatcctcgccaacaacaactgaGGATACACATTGCGCGCCTGCACAAACAGGAACAGCGCAAGACCAATGACAGCATACCCAGCAACAGCTACATATCTCACACCAGCTCTATccgacaccaacccccaaatcgGGCAAGCCACCAGCGCGACGAGCTCATCGACAAACCCCAACGTCCCTACGATATCCCCCACTCCTTCCTTCACGCCTATCAAATCGGTAATCACAAAGGACaagctgctgttgaggaagacgaggaacgAGATGCTGAAGAGGGATATCCCGAGGAGGTACGTCAGTGCCTGCAGCGGCGTCGTcgagctcgagaagggcAGGCGCTGGAGGATGCGCTGGGGTATTGTGCTGAGCGTcattgtgtgtgtgtgtgtggtagGGTGATATAACCCCGTTGAGGTTATATCGATGGTCGGCGGGCCAAAAAGGTAGTGTATAGGGCAAGAGTAACTGGACTACTCTAGACCATGATGGGATGTATGTTTGTGTTTGTTTCCGTCGCCAATGCTTTTTCtcaattcttttttttttctttctccagTATAGCCGGCCTTAACAACCCTTCCTGCTTAAGCTCTGACTAAAAAACAGAATGCTGGGCCAACCAAATGGCAACAGAAAACTATGATTCAATGGCTTTTGGAAACCAAGGTTGCAAGTCTGATCAATGATGAAGCTGGGCGAGGGCAAGTTCCGAGTGAAACCGCGCATCCCTGGCTTGTCGTTAAGCCGCGGGCGGGCGATCCAGACCCCGCAATCTGAGTCTGGccccccccccagcccacTGCTAACCGCTATCGTCGGGGTTGTCTCCACCGACGTCGGAGGCTGTTTTTCAGGGACCGACTGTTTCCACCTTATCTTTTTTTGTGGAAGAGCCCAGAGCGAGAGTGACTGGAATTGGGCTTCGTTGAAAGTGTTTGgctgttgagaagaagagggtatCACACCGCTTCCCTTCACTTTGCGCCTTGTTTTTACTTGAAAGTCCTCTTTCCTATAGGGCTGGATATTATCTCTACGTTGAGGGGTTTGGCTATTCTTTGAAgtggttgttgatatcaCCTCCGCTACGGCTTAAACGCGGTGTTGATACCCCTTGTCTTCTCACGGTTACGAAAAGAgtcacacatacacacaatGTCTTCGTCTCTGCCAGGCG from Podospora pseudoanserina strain CBS 124.78 chromosome 7 map unlocalized CBS124.78p_7.2, whole genome shotgun sequence includes these protein-coding regions:
- a CDS encoding uncharacterized protein (EggNog:ENOG503Q3WX; COG:S) yields the protein MSVASKNLFAILGNDEEPPIPPPVKTVEKTSTHTAKRNTDGVAPSKGPAPAGGNRRNAATGNEAAFRDRNAGRDSNRGKPTDEVRGGRRGGFRGKRPEGDRHPHKAAPHGGSAKTAEQAWGGEDGEKALNDEKAGEADATVEKKEDEAAAPAEEQEPEPVVKTLEDYYKEKPKFEALKPREVKAEKPEGMVVAKKTDEDYVAASGGKKERTRERKQKQFVEIENRYVEPERTGGRGGRGGARDGAPRGGARGGRGDGPRGGARGRGGPRGGAAPRGAPRGGASQAAPVSINDENAFPSLGGN
- a CDS encoding uncharacterized protein (EggNog:ENOG503NW89; COG:S), yielding MTLSTIPQRILQRLPFSSSTTPLQALTYLLGISLFSISFLVFLNSSLSFVITDLIGVKEGVGDIVGTLGFVDELVALVACPIWGLVSDRAGVRYVAVAGYAVIGLALFLFVQARNVYPQLLLARIFFAVGATAAATMVTAILPSLTDETGPVAENVRKPSTRGRARTSVALSVDSEVTITPETFRNTSSNYASSTEDTAVEGDEGKKQGKPSALAGFVGLFTGCGALVALSLFLPLPARFGKIEGVTTGLAVQYSYYTVGVVSFLVAIFVFFGLRKIKGEEGKGWRMLFGLRGSTPQGAASAHPRSKAIPYHHLLRDSILLALGDSDICLGYLGGFVARASTVAISLFIPLYINAFFMRHGYCQGSPNDPSPELKKECRQAYILSAILTGVAQLMGLICAPLFGYLSHKPHHRVNWPIVIATLFGIIGYMIFPSLASPEFKDVDSRGGKPVVFLLVALMGISQIGAIVCSLGSLGKGVLKTDIVNVLAVPGSDGGETLIESADWEGDTAPLLENEDVVPEDTVSRVRLKGVGGGGLGGWLFDAWWEGAPFYLMGGFNALLLVAAVGVDVGRGWKRRRSRRVMLD